The Neorhizobium sp. NCHU2750 genome has a window encoding:
- a CDS encoding ABC transporter permease: MSAGTLALPVAGWKTFLGRRTMLAAGASVLLFFLLMAIAAPLIAPYDPILQDGTVRLLPPSLLHPFGTDNFGRDVLSRIIWGARIDLQIAVIGVVFPFLIGTVVGTIAGFFGGIVDAVFMRIVDIILAFPFLVLMLSIITILGPGLGSFYIAMALVGWVSYARLIRAQILVLKNSDYAVAAVSLGFGRLRIMFRHLLPNAIAGSIVFSMSDAVLVLLSGAAVSYLGLGVQPPLAEWGVMVAEGQSFITTAWWITLFPGLSIVLLAFGFSLLGDALGELLGVHE, translated from the coding sequence ATGAGCGCCGGAACCCTCGCCCTTCCCGTCGCAGGGTGGAAGACATTCCTTGGCAGGCGCACGATGCTGGCGGCCGGCGCTTCCGTTCTGCTGTTCTTCCTGCTTATGGCGATCGCAGCCCCGCTGATCGCGCCTTACGATCCGATCCTGCAGGATGGGACGGTCAGATTGCTGCCGCCGTCGCTTTTGCACCCGTTCGGCACCGACAATTTCGGCCGCGATGTCCTCTCGCGCATCATCTGGGGCGCGCGTATCGACCTGCAGATCGCAGTGATCGGCGTCGTCTTCCCGTTCCTGATCGGCACGGTCGTCGGCACGATCGCTGGCTTCTTCGGCGGTATCGTCGATGCCGTCTTCATGCGGATCGTCGATATCATTCTCGCATTCCCGTTCCTGGTGCTGATGCTGTCGATCATCACCATCCTGGGGCCGGGACTTGGCAGCTTCTACATTGCCATGGCCCTCGTCGGATGGGTTTCCTATGCGCGGCTGATCCGGGCGCAGATCCTGGTTCTGAAAAACAGCGACTATGCCGTCGCCGCCGTCAGCCTCGGCTTTGGCAGGCTCCGGATCATGTTTCGCCACCTCTTGCCCAATGCGATTGCCGGATCGATCGTGTTTTCGATGTCCGACGCAGTATTGGTGCTGCTCAGCGGTGCGGCGGTCAGCTATCTGGGCCTGGGCGTCCAGCCGCCCCTGGCCGAATGGGGTGTGATGGTTGCCGAAGGGCAGAGCTTCATTACCACGGCCTGGTGGATCACCCTGTTTCCCGGCCTGTCCATCGTCCTGCTAGCCTTCGGCTTCAGCCTGTTGGGCGATGCGCTCGGCGAACTGCTCGGAGTGCACGAATGA
- a CDS encoding proline iminopeptidase-family hydrolase: MWREIEPDARHEVDVDGHKVIAYSFGDGAETVFCLNGGPGLPCDYLREAHSCLIDKGFRVVAFDQLGTGASDRPTDNSLWTIGRYVEETETVRKALGLGKVHMLGHSWGGWLAIDYALTYPENLQTLILEDTVADMPHLISELERLRAALGPETVAMMQRHEAQGTYDHPEYLAAVTILNYRHVCRLAEWPAPVNRSLCDWNMGPYGTMQGPNEFLYIGNLKDWNRIPDLPRMTVPTLITCGEHDELTPACALKMKLAIPNAELKVFANASHMPFYENPADYYPALLDFLARNRAN, translated from the coding sequence ATGTGGCGTGAGATCGAGCCCGATGCCCGACATGAGGTCGATGTCGATGGCCACAAGGTCATCGCCTACAGCTTCGGTGACGGTGCCGAGACCGTGTTCTGCCTGAATGGCGGACCGGGCCTGCCCTGCGACTACCTGCGCGAGGCGCATTCTTGTCTCATCGACAAAGGGTTTCGGGTCGTCGCCTTCGACCAGCTTGGAACCGGCGCATCGGACAGGCCGACGGACAACTCTCTGTGGACGATCGGCCGTTATGTCGAGGAAACGGAAACGGTGCGCAAAGCGCTCGGCCTCGGCAAGGTCCATATGCTTGGCCATTCCTGGGGTGGGTGGCTGGCGATCGACTACGCGCTGACCTATCCGGAAAACCTGCAGACGCTGATCCTCGAAGACACCGTTGCAGATATGCCGCACCTGATCTCGGAGCTGGAACGGCTGCGCGCGGCGCTCGGGCCGGAGACGGTTGCGATGATGCAGAGGCACGAGGCGCAGGGTACCTACGATCACCCCGAATATCTCGCTGCCGTCACTATCCTGAATTATCGCCATGTCTGCCGGCTTGCGGAATGGCCGGCTCCGGTCAATCGTTCTCTCTGCGATTGGAACATGGGGCCATACGGCACGATGCAGGGACCGAACGAATTTCTCTATATCGGCAACCTGAAGGACTGGAACCGCATTCCCGATCTGCCGCGCATGACGGTGCCGACGCTGATCACCTGCGGTGAGCATGACGAGTTGACGCCCGCCTGTGCCCTTAAGATGAAGCTCGCTATTCCGAATGCCGAACTAAAGGTCTTCGCCAATGCGAGCCACATGCCCTTCTACGAAAACCCCGCGGATTATTATCCGGCCCTTCTCGATTTTCTGGCACGCAACAGGGCGAATTGA
- a CDS encoding ABC transporter permease has product MHRYRFVLLRPLQFLPVIFGISVITFILVRLIPGDPARVLLGTRATPTAIANIRAQFGLDEPIWLQYLYFLKNLGNGEMGKSLLYKIDVLNLISTRIEPTVALVLSSVILSILIAVPMASVAARNAGRAPDHAVRIVSTFGIGFPPFWLGLMLIILFSVKLDLLPVSGYGSTLGEKASHLILPSLTIALSLSTVLTRSLRAAMVEGLKSDIATAARARGMPEGIVFWRHVLPNSLVPTINLLAVNMGWLIGGTVVIESVFALPGMGQLLVRAIFSRDYMVVQGVAMVFACATVMINFLADIATVAVDPRVKL; this is encoded by the coding sequence ATGCATCGCTATAGGTTCGTCTTGCTGCGGCCGCTGCAGTTCCTGCCGGTCATTTTCGGGATCAGCGTCATCACCTTCATCCTGGTCAGGTTGATTCCGGGCGATCCGGCACGCGTGCTTCTCGGTACGCGGGCGACCCCGACAGCAATCGCCAATATTCGTGCGCAATTCGGCCTCGATGAACCGATCTGGCTGCAATATCTGTATTTCCTGAAGAACCTGGGCAACGGTGAGATGGGCAAGTCGCTCCTCTACAAGATCGACGTCCTCAATCTGATATCGACCCGCATCGAACCGACTGTCGCGCTGGTTTTGTCGAGCGTGATCCTGTCGATCCTGATTGCCGTGCCGATGGCGTCGGTTGCTGCCCGCAATGCGGGCAGGGCACCGGATCATGCGGTGCGTATCGTCTCCACTTTCGGCATCGGCTTCCCGCCCTTCTGGCTAGGCCTAATGCTGATCATCCTGTTCAGCGTCAAGCTCGATCTTCTGCCGGTTTCCGGCTACGGCTCGACGCTTGGCGAGAAGGCTTCGCATCTGATTCTGCCCAGTCTCACCATCGCCCTGTCGCTCTCCACCGTATTGACGCGAAGCCTGAGGGCGGCGATGGTCGAGGGGCTGAAGTCCGACATCGCGACCGCCGCCCGTGCGCGCGGCATGCCGGAGGGAATTGTCTTCTGGCGCCATGTCCTACCGAACTCGCTGGTGCCGACCATCAATCTCCTCGCCGTCAACATGGGCTGGCTGATCGGCGGCACGGTGGTGATCGAGAGCGTGTTTGCGCTCCCGGGCATGGGCCAACTGCTGGTGCGCGCCATTTTCTCGCGCGACTATATGGTCGTACAGGGGGTCGCCATGGTGTTTGCCTGCGCCACCGTCATGATCAATTTCCTTGCCGACATCGCCACCGTCGCGGTCGATCCGAGGGTGAAGCTATGA